GGAAGCCGGAAGGGATACCATGTCGGACGTCGACATGGTCATTCTTCGCGAAAGTAGAATTGTCAGAAGTAGTCAAACCTAGTAGGGCCGCCCAACAGGGCGGCCCTTGAACTTTTTTCTTAGCTATTGGCATCATCATCAATGCCCCATTCACGGTATTCCGTTTCAGGGCAGATGGTATGACCGCAAGACTTTTCGCGTCATGCCTCTCGCTATTCGGGTACGGCTAGGTTGGACAAGAGTTATCCTAGGGGACTACCAACGAACAGCGGTCTCGCCTGCACGACAAGACTTGAATTCCATCTTCTCGATTAACTGCAATTGATAGCACTGGCACGACTTGGCAAGTTATAATGCGAGGTTTAAAAATTGCGGGAGATAAACACTGAGGCGATCTCTTCGGTGATCAATCAAGAGTTGGATTCAACGCCCTTCCAGATCAACCACGGTCAGGCAAACAGTCAATTAGCAATCAGGCAGTAAGGTTGTGGCGCACATCGTTTTTGGGTGGGAACTGGGCGGAGGCTATGGGCACTTGGGGCCGTTTCGTCCGGTGGCCGAGCGACTGATGGCGTCGGGGCATCGCATTACCCTGATCGTCAAGGACCTGGCTCGGGCAGGCGCGGCGTTCGGCGATCTGGACATTCAACTGTATCAGGCACCAGTGAAGATTAGCAAAGCGATTCCCCACAATCCTGCTCCAGCTACGTTCGGGCATTTGCTGCAGAATATGGGGTTTGGCGATCCTCAGGAACTGAAAGCGATGGTGCAGGCCTGGCGGAATCTTTATCAGCTGATTCGGCCCGACTGCCTCGTCCTCGATCACGCCCCGACGGGCATTCTCGCCTCACGCGGACTCTCGATTCCCTCGTTTACCATCGGTACCGGCTTCTTCTGCCCTGTCGATGAATTCCCCTTGTGTGAAATGGCACCCTGGCGACCGATGCCGAAGGAACTTAGGGCCAGGGACGAACAGCAGTTCATCGAGCGAATCAATGGCGTTCTGCAAAGCAATCGGCAGCCCACGATCGACCGGATCGGCCAGATCTATTCGGACGTAACGGCCAATCTATTAACCACCTTCAAGGAACTCGATCACTATCCGCATCGCCAAGGGGGGGGAGTACCTAGGGGCCTGGTCGGCCAAGAAGCGGCACCGCGCGAAAGACTCGGCCGAGATACAATGGCCGGATGGCGAAGGTCTGAAGGTTTATGCCTATCTGAAACCGTTTCGGGCGATCAAGGAACTGCTGCGGTGGCTAGGGGGCCAGGGATGCTCGACGCTTGTTGTCGGAGACGGTTTGAATGTCGCGGAACTTGGCAAATCGCTCCCACCCAATGTCCGCCTGGCGGATCGGCATATCGATTTGGCCACAGTGGTCGAGTCGTGCGATCTGGCGATCATGAACGGAAATCACGGAACCTGCTGCGAGTTCCTCCTGGCCGGGCGACCGGTATTTCATATTCCCCTTACGTTCGAACAGGCCGTATTCAGCCGCCGAACGCATGAGCTTGGCGTATCGCTGGATGCCGTTCCCAACCAGACTCAGCAAGTTATTCAGCAGCTATCCGCGATGATGAAGTCAAGCACGTTTCGTGAACAAGCCCAGGCTTTTGCGTCGCGGTATGTAGAGTTTGATCCTGATCAGGCGATCGAGCGGTGTACCAGTCTCATTCAGTGGCCCCTCTAAACTTCTGCAACCGCTGAGTTGCCTTTTGCAGCGTCGTGTAGTGGGGAATATAGTCGAGCTCGATCGCTTCGGTCAGCGACTGACAGTCGAGAAGTTGCTCGGTGATGCCGCGATAATCGAGCCGCTGAAAGTTCTTCAGCACCAAGCAGGCAAACAGTTGATGCTGCGTAAACATCTTCGGGCTGTTCACGTGCCGATATGCTGGCAAAGCTTGCTTGGCGACGGTCCTGGCAGTGACCAACACATCCAACGGAGATTTACTCGAAACGCTCATTAAGAGCTGCTACGTTAAAAGCCCCGCTAGCGGGGAAACTATTTCTGTAGTTTTCTACAGAGCCAGTCCCACTTACTTTTCTTGATATTTACGTTGCCGTACAGTGGCGTCTTTGGTGCCAGAGCCGGCACAGCCTAAGGAGATCGATCGAAAGACCATATCAACTATTCAGTCTTCCACAACAGGTTTTTTTGGGGAGAGAAACGGGTCTAACCTCTCGTGTACTTCGCCCCTTGCCACTACCAGTACCTTGTACCCATCAAAAACCGCATTTCCGGGGCTTTCATCATCTGACCAATAGACGAGACCATGACTCCCCGGAAGAAGTTCAACTAATCGTTTTAGCACGTCTAACAACATATCGTGATCCGTTCCTCGATGATTGGCACCTCCTGAACACTGAAAGACCTTGGAGTAGTTCACATGGACAATGCAGTCATTGGGCTTGCAGCTTAACTTGTCACGTACAAGTGCTCTAAGCGCATCGACCTTTGAGTCAAGCTGCCCACAATCGGATTCTTCCGTCGATTCGCTAAGTTCAATCCAAAGATGGTATTCGTACATGGTCTTACTCAATTTAAAGGTGTAAAATCAATGACAGGTTCAACCCCGTATCGTTTGCCATACTCTTCGAGCTTCCGCAAGACATCTCGATGCGGAGGACCTTCAAAGTGAAAGTACGGTTTTCTCCCACTCTGAATGGCCGTCTCAAAAGTTGCTTTTGCTTGATCTCGAAACACTTTGTTTACCACGAAGTTCGCTGGCTTAGATTGAGCAACGTAG
Above is a genomic segment from Blastopirellula marina containing:
- a CDS encoding glycosyltransferase codes for the protein MVESCDLAIMNGNHGTCCEFLLAGRPVFHIPLTFEQAVFSRRTHELGVSLDAVPNQTQQVIQQLSAMMKSSTFREQAQAFASRYVEFDPDQAIERCTSLIQWPL
- a CDS encoding Imm7 family immunity protein — protein: MYEYHLWIELSESTEESDCGQLDSKVDALRALVRDKLSCKPNDCIVHVNYSKVFQCSGGANHRGTDHDMLLDVLKRLVELLPGSHGLVYWSDDESPGNAVFDGYKVLVVARGEVHERLDPFLSPKKPVVED